The proteins below come from a single Polynucleobacter necessarius genomic window:
- the rplS gene encoding 50S ribosomal protein L19 translates to MNLIAKIEQEEIARLSANKTLPSFAPGDTVIVSVNVVEGTRKRTQAFEGVVIAKRNRGLNSSFIVRKISSGEGVERTFQTHSPLIASVGVKRRGDVRRAKLYYLRDRSGKSARIKEKLQARNKVATTAAE, encoded by the coding sequence ATGAATTTAATTGCAAAAATTGAGCAAGAAGAAATTGCTCGCTTAAGTGCTAACAAAACATTGCCAAGCTTTGCGCCTGGTGACACAGTAATTGTTAGCGTAAACGTTGTTGAAGGTACCCGTAAGCGTACCCAAGCCTTTGAAGGCGTTGTGATTGCTAAGCGTAATCGCGGACTCAATTCCAGCTTTATCGTGCGTAAGATTTCTTCTGGCGAAGGCGTTGAGCGTACTTTTCAGACCCACTCACCATTGATTGCTAGCGTTGGAGTGAAGCGTCGCGGTGATGTGCGTCGTGCTAAGTTGTACTACTTGCGCGATCGTTCTGGTAAGTCAGCACGTATTAAAGAAAAGTTGCAAGCACGTAACAAAGTGGCTACTACAGCTGCAGAGTAA
- the trmD gene encoding tRNA (guanosine(37)-N1)-methyltransferase TrmD, producing the protein MRFDVVTLFPEMFSALTQWGVTGRACEQSLASVQLWNPRDFCRDSRKTVDDRAYGGGPGMVMMAKPLDDTVAGIKAAHRDAGIESGPVCLLSPQGERFSQKIASDILKLGNLTFVCGRYEAIDQRFVERNVDMQISIGDFVLSGGEIPAMAIMDAVIRLIPGALGDGESAAQDSFMNGLLDYPHYTRPEVYENLSVPDVLLGGHHAKMADWRRQKSLELTLRLRPDLIESARANGLLTREDEQFLRSL; encoded by the coding sequence ATGCGCTTTGACGTCGTCACCCTTTTTCCAGAGATGTTCTCTGCACTCACCCAATGGGGTGTGACGGGTCGCGCTTGCGAGCAATCTTTGGCCAGTGTTCAATTGTGGAATCCGCGAGATTTTTGTCGGGATTCGCGCAAGACGGTGGATGATCGTGCTTATGGCGGCGGTCCTGGCATGGTGATGATGGCAAAGCCCCTTGACGATACTGTTGCAGGCATTAAGGCCGCCCATCGGGATGCTGGAATTGAGTCTGGCCCCGTTTGTTTGTTATCCCCCCAAGGTGAGCGTTTTTCCCAAAAAATAGCTTCGGATATCCTGAAATTGGGAAATTTAACCTTTGTTTGTGGTCGATATGAGGCAATAGACCAACGCTTTGTCGAACGAAACGTCGATATGCAGATATCGATTGGGGATTTCGTGCTTTCAGGGGGTGAAATCCCTGCTATGGCCATCATGGATGCCGTTATTAGGCTAATTCCGGGGGCTTTGGGGGATGGGGAGTCGGCCGCCCAGGATAGCTTTATGAACGGTCTTTTGGACTATCCGCACTACACCAGGCCTGAGGTTTACGAAAATTTATCGGTGCCGGACGTGCTTTTGGGTGGACATCACGCTAAAATGGCAGATTGGCGTCGGCAGAAGTCTTTAGAGCTGACGCTAAGGTTACGGCCAGATTTAATTGAATCGGCCAGGGCCAATGGGTTGCTAACCCGAGAAGATGAACAATTTCTTCGCTCTTTGTGA
- the rimM gene encoding ribosome maturation factor RimM (Essential for efficient processing of 16S rRNA) — protein sequence MSTPSLNDLIELGAISEAQGLRGQVKVRPHSTDPVALLSSKTVWLSPIPRREAGVSVPVEQASLRQYQVMSAKMHSGNVVVALEGVTDRDQALALKGARILMARDVFPSVEKDAYYWVDLIGCQAVNLQGETLGEVLDVTENGAHGVIAIGNATIKNIQYLVPLVKEVVQGVDLPNKTITLDWQLDWQ from the coding sequence ATGAGCACACCGTCTCTAAATGATTTAATTGAACTTGGCGCCATCTCTGAGGCGCAAGGTTTGCGAGGGCAAGTGAAGGTAAGGCCTCACTCAACAGACCCTGTAGCACTTCTTTCTTCTAAAACCGTTTGGCTATCGCCTATCCCTCGTCGGGAGGCTGGTGTATCTGTGCCTGTTGAGCAGGCATCGCTAAGGCAATACCAAGTGATGAGCGCTAAGATGCACAGCGGTAATGTAGTGGTTGCACTTGAAGGTGTGACCGATCGAGATCAAGCGTTAGCATTAAAAGGCGCACGTATTTTGATGGCGCGAGACGTTTTTCCGAGCGTAGAAAAAGATGCCTATTACTGGGTCGATCTTATAGGCTGTCAAGCAGTCAATCTGCAAGGCGAAACTCTCGGTGAAGTGTTGGACGTGACTGAAAATGGCGCGCATGGTGTGATTGCGATCGGTAACGCCACTATAAAAAATATTCAGTATTTAGTGCCCTTAGTAAAAGAGGTTGTGCAGGGCGTTGACTTACCTAATAAAACGATTACGCTTGATTGGCAATTGGATTGGCAATAA
- the rpsP gene encoding 30S ribosomal protein S16 yields MVVIRLARGGSKKRPFYSIVAADKRNRRDSNFIERIGYFNPQAAEKEQAMRIAQDRLTYWTGVGAQVSPTVVCLIKNNPAA; encoded by the coding sequence ATGGTCGTCATTCGACTAGCACGTGGTGGCTCCAAGAAGCGCCCTTTTTACAGCATCGTTGCTGCTGATAAGCGCAACCGTCGCGACTCGAACTTTATCGAGCGGATTGGTTACTTCAATCCACAAGCAGCAGAAAAAGAGCAAGCTATGCGTATTGCTCAAGATCGTTTGACTTACTGGACTGGTGTTGGTGCGCAAGTATCTCCGACTGTTGTTTGTTTAATTAAGAACAATCCAGCTGCTTAA
- a CDS encoding META domain-containing protein, translated as MTACANVTPPCSAKISPPSAELRNTKWELTRWNLPPHSIGEVRTRQIPQGEASNPIYISFDANGQRVSGSTGCNRFTAELDEDSRGFSLSKIASTKLACSPQRMELENDFLYELNDYRSIVRNGDQLLMIGTDREVLSFSQRPIGNK; from the coding sequence TTGACTGCCTGCGCCAATGTCACCCCCCCTTGCAGCGCCAAAATTAGTCCTCCAAGCGCAGAGCTGCGCAATACCAAATGGGAACTAACCCGCTGGAATCTGCCCCCACACTCCATAGGTGAAGTGCGAACCCGTCAAATCCCTCAGGGAGAAGCAAGCAATCCGATTTACATCAGCTTTGATGCCAACGGACAACGGGTCAGTGGCTCTACTGGGTGCAATCGCTTTACTGCTGAGCTGGACGAGGACTCTCGTGGATTTAGTCTGAGCAAAATTGCCAGCACCAAACTGGCGTGCTCCCCGCAGCGCATGGAACTCGAAAATGATTTTTTGTATGAACTCAATGACTATCGCAGCATTGTTCGCAATGGCGATCAACTACTAATGATCGGCACCGATCGCGAAGTGCTTAGCTTTAGTCAACGCCCAATTGGTAATAAATAA